The genomic window TCAGGTTGGGAACGGGCAATTCCAGGGCCGCCTGCCGGACGAAGGCCAGCTTCTTGGTCGAAGCGTCGACGGCGAGGATCTCCAGATCGGGGCGGGCCAAGGCCAGGACGACCGCCGGGCAACCCATGCCCGTTCCCAGGTCCGCCACCCGGGCCCCCGGAGGCAGGCCCTCCAGGAAGGGCAGGAGAATCGCCGCGTCCAGCAGCAGTTCCTCCCGGCGCTCCCCCGGGGGAAGGGCCGTCAGGGCATGGGTCCGGTTCCAACGGTCCAGGAGGACCAGGAAACGCCCCAGGGGGGCATTGAGGGCTGCAGGAAGGCGAGGCTCCATGCTCCAAGGATGCCAGGGAAGCGGTAGACCTCCGCTTGAATTCTTATCATTTGAATTATTTCTTCTTTGTATTCAATACTTTTTGAAATTTTTAGAACTTGTTTCATGCGAAAAACACTCTATTGTCTGAGGTGTCAACATCGATGCATTTCCTGCATCTAGAATTATGACATTGACGGATCGAGCAATAGATCCGATGATGATTCCCCTTTGATTGATCTTCCACAGGAGCCGGCTATGAATCAGAACCATCCGCCCTTTCTGGTCGACTGGTCGAGCCGGAGCAAAATGCGCGGGCCCGGCGAGCAGTCTCTCGGCAAGCTCCTTCAAAGCCTTCGAGATCGCCTCGCTCCGGAGTCCCAAGGCGTATCACTGACTTATGTCGATGATCGCGGCATGAGAAAACTCAACCGCGAACACCGCGGAAAAAACATGACCACCGATGTGCTGAGCTTCCCCTCCAGCGTGGAGAAGGGCGCCTTCCCGCACCTTGGCGACATCGTCATCAGCCTGCCCACCGCCGAGAAAATGGCCAAGAAATTCGGAGTGAGCCGCCGCCGCGAGGTGGAGACGCTGGTGATCCACGGCTTCCTCCATCTCTGCGGCTACGATCACGAAAAAGATCACGGCGAGATGATGGAGCTTCAAGCACAGCTCGAACGGGAACTCCTCGAAGTCGAGCCCCTGGCCATGAGCCTCAAGCGGGGCCGCAAGCCCGGCAGCAAGGTCAAGAAGCTCAAGGATGGCAGCCGCGTGGTGGTCACCGGTCGGGCCGCCGCGGCCCTGGTCCGCCGCGAACGGGTGAAGAAGGAGAAGAAGGTCAAGGTCCGCAAGACGGTCAAGCCCAAGGAGGTCGCGGCGAAGCGCGGACCCGGCCGACCCCGGAAGGAGGCCGTCGCCCCGCCTCCCGTGAAGCGGATGGTCCGCCGGCGGAAGGCGGCCCCGTCGCGCAGCGGCGTGATCTCGTAAATCGCGGAAAGCTCCGCATGGAAAACGGGCCCGAAGGCCGATAAAATGGCCCTTTGGCCCGGCCACGGGCCGCGCCATCGGAGTCTTCGTGATCAATCTCCTGCTCGGCCTGGGCGCCGCCCTTGCCGTGATCCTGCTGTCCAGCCTGCTGAGCATCAAGCTCTGGATCAGTGTGCCCATCGGCATCCTCGCGGGCGCCGGTCTCTTCATCTGGCAGGGGCGCAAAGTCCAGCAGGAGCTTGAGAAGATCTTCACCCGCGCCGGTGAGCTGCTGAAGAAGCAGCAGTTCGAGAAGGCCATCGAGGTCATGAAGGAGGGTTACCGGTTCTCCTCCAAGCAGTTCCTGGTGAAGGGCAGCATCGACGGCCAGATCGGCGTGGTGCAGTACCTCCGCAAGAAGAACGAGGAGGCCGAGCCGCTCCTGACCTCGGCCTCCATGCAGCACTACATCGCCAAGGCCATGCTGGGCATCCTCCAGTGGAAGCGCGGCGAAAAGAAGAAGGCCAAGGAGACCTTCAACCTGGCCCTCAAATCCGGCAAGAAGGAGAGCCTCCTGTACGCCGTCTACGCCTACATGCTGGTGGAGATGGGCGAACGCGACCGGGCCATCGAGATCCTCAACCAGGGGCTCGGCATCTGCAAGGGCGACGAGCGCCTCATCACCAACCGGAACCTGCTGCAGAACGGCAAGGCCCTCAAGATGAAGGTCTACGGCGAGCAGTGGTACCAGTTCCTCCTCGAGCGCCCCATGCTCCGGCAGGAGGCCCCGCCCTTCGCCCGGGTCTCGCGCCGGGCGCTGCGAGGTTGAGGCCTGCCCACGGAATCGCCTCCAGCGTCGATTCCGCAGCATTGAAACGACTCTTTTAACTTTTCAGCAAACGCGAAGCGATTGCTGCACGGGACGACACGAACGACTGAAGGAGCACACCCCATGTCAGGCCACAGCAAATGGTCCACCATCAAGCACAAGAAAGGCGCCGCGGATGCCAAGCGGGGCAAGGTCTTCACGAAGATCCTCAAGGAGATCACCGTGGCCGCCCGCCTCGGCGGCGGCGATGTGGCCAGCAATCCGCGCCTCCGCCTGGCGGTGGATCAGGCCAAGGGCAGCAACATGCCCAAGGACAACTGGGAACGCGCCATCAAGAAGGGCACCGGCGAACTCGAAGGCGTGACCTACGAGGAAGTGGTCTACGAGGCCTACGGTCCCGGCGGCGTGGCCATCATGGTCGAGGCCATGACCGACAACAAGAACCGCACCACGCCCGAAGTCCGCAGCTACTTCACCAAGTTCGGCGGGGAACTGGGCGCCCAGGGCTCGGTGGCCTACCTGTTCAGCAAGCAGGGCCAGATCGTCGTCGAGCCCGAAGTTTCCGAAGACAAGATCATGGAAGTGGCCCTGGAGGCCGGCGCTGATGATGTGATCAACGAGGGGGAGGCCTGGGTCATCAAGACCAGCCCCGAGTCCTACCAGGCCGTCAAGGATGCCGTGGACGCCGCGAAGCTGCCCGTCATCGAGGCCAAGATCATCATGGACCCCAGCACCAGCACCGCCCTCGAGGGCTCCAAGCTCACCAGCTTCCTCAAGCTCGTGGATCTCCTGGAAGACAATGACGATGTGCAGAATGTGTGGCACAACGCCGACTACGAGGAACCCGAAGACTGAGATACCGGCCACCCACCCTCCGGGTGAACGCTGAGCGGCCGGGTCCTCCCGGCCGCTCGCGTCTCTGGCCGTACTAAGCCGCCGGTCAGTTCATCCGTTTGATTCCAGGAACCCGTCCTCATCTGGACCTGAACCGATGGCCGCGTCCCGAGGGACCCGTCGTCCTGGAGTAACCATGTCCCTTCGAATCGCGCCTCTGGCCGTATTCGCCGCAGCCTCCGCCGTAACCTGCGCATGGGCCCAGTCCCCCCAGGCCCTGATCGCCGAAGCAGACCGGGATTATGCCGCGAAGCGGTACGCCCAGGCCGCCACGACCTACCTTCGGGTCTTTGAACTGGACCCGGCAGAGCCCAGCTTCGCCTACAACGCCGCCTGCTGCCAGGCGCTGCTGGGCCGGGCCGACGCGGCCTTCCAGAGCCTGGAGCGTGCCGTCGCGGCGGGCTTCGCCAATGCCGACGGCGCCGCCCGCGACACCGACCTCGCCCCTCTTCGCACGGATGCGCGCTGGGACGGGCTCCTGGCGCGGATGCGCGACCGGGGCCTGCGGGAGCGCGCCTTCTGGGATTCCTCCGCCATGGCCACGGGCTACCGGGAAACCCTCAGCGAAGACGAGCGCATCGCCGGGCTCTCCCGCTTCTGGTCGGAGGTGAAGTTCAACTTCGTGGATACGGACCGGCTGGATGCCCTCGACTGGGACGGGCTCTACCTCCGCTACCTGCCGAAAGTCCGATCCACCACCAGCACCGCCGCCTACTACCGGCTCCTCGCCGGACTTTGCGCCCAGCTGAAGGACGGCCACACCAATGTCTACCCGGCCCCCGAGATCCGGGAGGCCCACAGCGCCCAGCCCCTCCTGCGCACCCGGCTTGTGGAAGGCCGCGTCCTGGTCACCCAGGTGGAGGATGCCGCCCTCAAGGCCCGGGGCGTCAAACCCGGGGTCGAGGTGGTCACCGTGGATGGACAACCGGTGAAGGCCTACGCGGAGAGCGCCCTCGCCCCCTTCCAGAGCGCGTCCACGCCTCAGGACCTGGAGACTCGGACTTACACCTACGCCTTCCTGGCGGGCCCCCTCGGGGAGACGCCGAAGGTGGGCTTCCGGGATGAATCGGGCCGTGCCTTCGAACTACCCGTGCCCCGGGTCGCCGGCGCCATCCGCCGCAAGGCGATGCCCTTGGAGCCGCCCTTCTCCTTCCGCATGCTGCCTGGAGATGTGGCCCTCGTGACCCTCGGCACCTTCGGCACCAGCGAGGCGGCCGACCAGTTCATGGAGGCCTTCCCCGGGATCTCGAAGGCCAAGGCCCTGATCCTGGATGTGCGCGCCAACGGCGGCGGCAATTCCAGCGTGGGCTACCGGATCCTCGCCACCCTCGCGAAAGAGCCCTTCTTCGGCACCACCTGGGCCACCCGCGACTACAAGCCGGCCTTCCGGGCCTGGGAACGACCCCGGCAGGTCTACCGCCAGAGCCCGAGCCCCATGCCGCCCGATGGGGCCCGGCATTTCCCCGGCCCCGTCGCAGTGCTCACCAGCCCGGCCACCTACTCCGCCGCCGAGGACTTCTCCGTGGCCTTCGTGGCCATGAAGCGCGGCCTCGTCATTGGGGAACCCACCGGCGGGAGCACCGGTCAGCCTCTCTTCATCCGGCTACCGGGCGGAGGCAGTGCCCGGATCTGCACCAAGCGGGACACCTTCCCCGACGGCAAACCCTTCGTCGGCGTGGGCGTCCAGCCCGACCGTCTGGTGCAACCCCGGGTGGAGGACTTCCGCCAGGGCCGCGACACGGTGCTGGAGGCAGCTCTGGGCGAGCTGACCCGGCAGGTCGGGGTGCGCCCCTGAGGGGCCCCGCCTATTCCTGGGTGCGGGGCTCCGGCAGCTGGGTCGCGGCCGACGCCGGGGCCGGGGAAGCCGCGAGGCCGACGGCGAGGATGGGGAAGCGCGGTGGTTCGCCCCACATGCCGTTCCCGCGGATCAGGGCGCTGTGGAACAGGCCCCAGTAGGCCAGGCTGTCAGTGCTGCGCGGATCCAGCAGGTAGAAGGCCAGGCGGCCCAGAGGCTGATCCAGCGGGATGTAAAGGGCCCGGTCCAGGTCGGCGGGCGTCCAACCCTGTTGCAGCTTCTTCAGCACGGGTTCGGTCTTCCAGCTTCCCTGGAGTTCCAGCGTGAAGACCCCCTGGTAGGCCGAGGGAGACACCTTCCGGCCCGTTTCCTGAAAGTGGAGGACCGCCAGCCCTCCGGGTCGGGCATCCCCCTTCAGGACCTTCAGGCCGTGGGCCTGGAGCAGGGGCAGCACCGTGGGCGCGAAGGCCGGGTCCACCAGGTAGCCGGCGGGGGCCGTCACGAAGTCCTGGCCCTCGAAGCCCACGAAGCTGGGCAGCTCCAGGTGGGTGCGGCTCTTCTCACCCGTCAGGCGGCCCCTCTCGTCCCGGATGGGGTCCACCCAGTCGAAGGCGGCCCGTTCGACCAGCTTGAGCTTCGCGGAAAGGGGCAAGGTCACGGAGCCCTTCGCCCATGCGCCGGCCCAGCGCGTCTGGGCATCGCGGATCTGGGTACGGATCTCGCTCCGGTGCTCGGCCATCCAGCCCAGGCAGGCCAGCACGAAGCGTCGGGTGTCGGAGATGCGATCCGGCCAGCTGCGGTAGACATAGCTCTCCGACAACACCGCCAGGCGGTGGCGCAGGGCCGGGTAGTTCGTCAGCAGCCGGGGGTGGGCGTCGTAGGTCTCCCAGGCCGTGGGCGGTTTCTCCGGCGTGGGCCCATAAGGCACGAAGTTGCCGTAGTCGTAGGTGGGCATGCCTTCGGCTTTCAGCCGCTCGCGCACCTCCACCAGCAGCTTCCGGTTGAAGGCCAGCAGGGCCTCATCCGCGCCCAGGGTGCAGGCGGGTCCGTGGGTGAGGTGGAAGCCGTGGGTGCTGCCGTTGGTGGTGTGCAGGTCCAGCACGGCGGCGGGATCGAAGTCCTGCAGCATGGCCAGCAGCCAGCGCGTGTTGGGGGCGGCGGCCTTCATGAGGTCGCGGTTGAGGTCGAGCCCCAGCGCGCTCTCGCGCCGGCCCACGCCGCTTTCCGAGGGGTTGGGCTGCCAGGGGCGGATGGCGGGATCCAGGGCATCCGTGCCGTCGGCGTTGTAGGCGGGCATCACCACCAGGTCCAGGTTCCGCCGGAGGGCCGGGTGCTTCCCCTGGAGCAGCTCGCGGATGATCTGCTGGATGGCTTCCTTGCCCTCCACTTCACCCGCGTGGATGTTGGCGTTCACATAGACCCGCAGCGGATCCGGGCCCCTCCCCTTCAGGCGCCAGGCCAGCAGGGGCTTGCCGGTTTCCGTGGCGCGGGGCGCGCCCTTGGGCCGGTAGGGCTCCAGGCCGGGCGCCCGCTGGCACAGCTCCTCCATGAAGGCCCGCACCTCGGCCACGGTGGAGGTGCGCTGGAGATGCGTGCGCTCCGGAACGGTCTCGGGCCACCCGGCGAGGAGGCCCGTCCCCGCCAGGGCCAACATCAGGTTTCGCATGGCTCAGCGGGCGGTGAAGGTGGTGTCCGCGGTCACCGGCATCACGAGGCCGGACTGGGGCCGGCCACCGAAAAGCGCCTTGTTGTAGACCGTGAAGCTGGAAGCCAGGAACAGCACCAGGGCCAGCAGCGCGGAGCCGCGCTTCCCGGCGGCCAGGGCCTTGGGCGTCATCTCAGACAGGCCCACCAGCACGAAGACCAGCAGCAGCTTGATGTGGAAGTAATGGCCGTTCTTCAGGGGGTTCTGGCCGCCCTGCATCATCAGCACCAGCATGAGGATGCCTGCGATGAGCGCCAGCCGGAAGGACCAGGCCACCACCTTGGACCACACCGTGGCGGCCAGCCCGCGGAGGTCCTCACGGCCCTCCTCGAAGCCCGACAGGAGCAGGGCCACCACGGCGGCGCCTCCGCCCACGGCGAGGGTCACGAAATGCAGCCAGCGGACAAGGTTCACGGCTTCGAGCTTGAGATTCATGGTGGCCTCGTGAAGAAGAACCCCAGGGTAGCAGCCCTGCTAGGCTCGATTGGTCAGGAGGAAGTCATGGCCAAGCTGCGCGTCGCCGTCGTGGGTGTGGGTCACCTGGGTCAGCATCATGCCCGCATCGCGGCCTCCGCCCCGGAGGCCATCCTGACGGCGGTGGTGGATCCCGACCCGAGCCGCGGCCCGGAGATCGCCGCCAAGTTCAAGGCGCCCTGGGCCGCCTCCCTGGACCAGATCCTGGCCGAAGTGGACGCCGTGCAGATCGCCGCGCCCACCGGCTTCCACCACGCCCTCGGCCTGCAGGCGCTGAAGGCCGGCAAGCATGTGCTCATGGAGAAGCCCCTGGCCGCCACCCTCGAGGAAGGCGTGGCCCTGCTCAAGGCCCTGGCCGCGGCCCGCGCCGCGGCGCCCGGGATCGTCGCCCAGGTGGGCCATCTGGAGCGCTTCAACCCGGCCGTCACGGCCCTCCGCGATCGCGGTTTCAGGCCCCGCTTCCTCGAAGCCGTGCGCGTCTCGCCCTTCCCGGCCCGAAGCCTGGAGGTCGATGTGGTCATGGATGTGATGATCCACGACCTGGACCTGCTGCGCGCCCTGGTGGGCCGGCCGGTGATCGATGTGGAGGCCGTGGGTGTGCCCGTGCTGACGCCCTACGCCGACCTGGTGAATGCCCGCCTGAAGTTCGAGGGCGGCGCCTTCGCCACCGTCACCGCCAGCCGAGTCGCCCGGAAGAAGGAGCGCACCCTTCGCGCCTTCGGTGACAAGGAATACGCCAGCCTCGACTTCGCCGCCCAGAAGCTGGAGCTGCTGCGCCTCGTCATGGGCCCCGACGGCCCCGAGGTCCAGCCGGAAACCGCCGACATCGAGGAGGGCGAACCGCTCCGCCTGGAGATCGAAGCCTTCCACGCCGCCTGCCTTGGGCACAGCCAGGAGGGCGTCACCTGGGAAGAGGGCCAGGAAGCCATGCGCGTGGCGGACCAGGTTCAGAAGGCCGTGGCGAAGAGCTTGGCGGAGATGAGCCAGGCGTGAGCGGGTTCTACGACCTCGCCTCCCTCACCAAGCCCCTGGTGACGGCGCCGCTGGCCTTGGCCTTCCTGGACCTCGAAGCGGACCGGCGGTGGGCCCTCGGATTCCATGACCGCAAGTCGCCCCTCACGGTGCGCCAGCTGCTGTCGCACAGCTCGGGGCTCCCGCCCTGGCGGCCCTTCACGGGTGAACCCGTGGCCGCGCAGTTGCGGCGGGAGGTCCCGGACCACCCGCTGCTGCGCTCTGCCACGCCGGGACCGGTCACCTACTCGGACCTGAACTACCGCCTGCTGGCTGAGCTGCTGGAGATGGAAACGGGTGTTCCGTTTCCGAAGCTCGGCTCGGCCTCGGGTCTCAGCCCCGCTCCCTGGGCCGTGCCGCCCGTGGTGATTCCCGATGCGGCTGATGCCGAGGCCTGGCGGCTGGCCACGGACCGGCCCCTTCCGGAGCGGGATCTCCGCCTGCCCCATGATGCCAACGCCCGGGCCGGCATGCCGGGCCATGCCGGTTTCGGCACCACCGCCCCGCAGCTGCAAGCGGCCCTGGCCCGGTGGGTGGCCGCGGGCTGGCCCGGGCGCATGGCCGTGGATGCGGCTGTCGACGGGCCGCGAACCCGCTGGGGGCTGGGCCTCCAGGTAATGTTCTCCGGCGGTGGGTGGTTCGGACAGCTGCTGTCCAACCTCCCCCAGGGTTTCGGTCTCCGCGTCCTCGAGGATTCCACGGAAGCGCTCCCTCCTGCGGCCCCCCTTCAGGATCCCGATCCTGGCCCGCCTTCGGGCTGGTGGTTCCACCTCGGCTACACCGGCCCCGCCCTGTTCTACCGGCCCTCGGACCAGAGCTGCCTCGCCCTGCTTGTCCATCGGCAGGGCCCCGCGGGAGGCCTGCTGGAGGTGGAGGCGCTGCGGGCCCGGCGTTGGGCGGCCCTCGCGCGATTCGTGGGACAATGCGAGGGATGAAGCCCTTTCTGGTCCCTGCCCTGATCCTCTCGGTCCTTCCGGTCAGCGCCGCCCAGCCCCCGCTGAAGATCGGCCTCGACACGCAGGCCACGGAATGGATCGTGTCGCTGGAAGGCGGAGGCCAGGTCTGCGACCGCGCCGGAACGCCCCTGCTGAAGCTGGCGCCGGACGAGAAACTGCGGATCTGGTGGGATAGCCGGGGCGCGGCCGATCCCACCAGCGAATACCGCGTCCAGGTGGGCCCGCCCCACACTGCCCAGCAGGCGGCGGCCCTCATGAAGCGCCTGAAGGACCTGGGCGAGGCCCCGGACCGCGTGAAGGTTCCCGACGCCGATACCTGGCGCGTGCTGACCGGCCACTTCAAGACTGCGCCCGAGGCTGAACCCGTGCTCCAGAAGCTTCAGGATCTGGGCTTCGACGAGCTGTGGGTGGCGACGGAATCCCGCGACACCGTGCCCCGCAAGGGCCGGGCCCTCTATGCCGTCAGCGACCGCTACGAGCGCCGGGCCCTCCCCGCGGCCGGCGTGTGGCTGAAGCCCACGGGCGAACTGACCTCACTGCAGGGCAAGGGCCGCTACCGCGGCAAGGTGGAAATCTTCCCCAATGCCCAGGGCCGACTCACCGTGGTGAACACCCTGGATCTGGAGACCTACCTGCGCGGCGTGGTGCCCAAGGAGATGGGCGCCTGGGAGTTCCCGTCCCTGGAGGCCCTCAAGGCCCAGGCCGTGGCGGCCCGCACCTATGCCGTGGCCAACCGGGGCAAGCGCATGGTGGACGGCTTCGACATGGGCGACACCGTGGCCGATCAGGTCTACGGCGGTCGTGACGGCGAACAGTCGCTCACGGACCGCGCCATCCAGGAGACCGAGGGACTCTTCGCGACCTACGGCGGCAAGCCCATCCAGGCCCTGTTCATGGCCAACTGCGGCGGTCACACCGTGGATGTGGCCCATGTCTTCGGCGGCGATGCCCCCTACCTCAAGGCGGCGCCCTGCTACCCAGCCAAACCCATGACCCTGCCCTACGCCTCGGGCCTGCCGGTCACCGCCGAGGCCCAGCAGCCCTGGCTCAACTGGGAGCTGCTGAGGCTGGCGGCAGGCATCCTGCCCCCCGACTGGCTCAGCGGCGAACGGCTCGCCCGCCCCGCGCGGGCCGAGGATCTCGCGGCTCCGGTGCGGGCCCTCCAGCAGCGCCTCGCCCTTGATCCGGAGCCCCTGGCCCGGGACGGGAACCTGCTCCTCGCCCTGGCCCAGGCCCTCGGCTTCCACCGGGTGGTGGACGGCCAGGAGCGGCCCCAGGATGCCGCCTACTTCCTGCCGGGGAACCTGCCCGCCGGGGATCGCCTCCTGGCCACCTTCCTCACGCGCCGCGGCATCGTCCCCGCCGCGGCCTGGGCCACCCAGGCTCCCCCCACCCTGCGGCAGGCCCTGGTGACCCTGGGGCGCCTGTGGCAGGACCTCGACCCCCTCACCCCGGGGGAAGGCTCGCTGCTGATGGACCGCCAGGTGCGCCGCAAGCGGGGGGGCCCCGAGCCCCTGTCCCTGTCGCCCCGGCTCCTCCTCGCGGAGGAGAGTCCGGATGGCGCTCTGCGGCTGGTGGAGAAGGCCGACATCCAGGTGGGCGACCGCCTGAAGTGGATCCCCGGCGAGGACGGCTCGGCCGCGGTGCTGGTGCGCCGCCTGGATCCCGACGGCGCCGCCTGGGACCGCTACAACCCCACCGCCCACTGGCGGGTGGACTATGCGGAGGCCGACCTGCTGGCGCTGGTCCGCAAGCGCATCAAGGTCTCCGGCATCCGCGAGCTGCGGGCTCAGCACAACGACCAGGGCCGCGTGCTGGACCTGACCCTCGTCGATAGCCAGGGGGCACCCCATCGTGTGCGCGGCATGCACATCCGGGGGCTGCTGGGGCTCAAGGACAATGTCTTCCGATTCCTCACCGTGGGCCAGGGTGCCCAGCGCCATTGGATCTTCTACGGCCGCGGCTGGGGTCACGGCGTGGGCATGTGCCAGACCGGCGCCTACGGCATGGCCCTTGAGGGGGCTTCGTTCCAACAGATCCTGACGCACTACTACCCGGGCACCGAGCTCCGCCGGGTGGATTGATTTCCCACCCGTAAATCCCATTCGGGCATTGACGGGGTTGGGGATCGGCCCCAGCCTTCCCTCCCCGGGAGGTGGGCATGTCTCTGGATGCGTGGGTCCTCGGAGCGCCGCTGAAGGTCCTGCGCCGGGAGGATCATCCGTATCACGAGACCACCCTGGCGACCCTGGGCCGCCATGAGCTGGGGCTCTGCCGCCGCCAGACCGCCTCCGCGCAGCCCGGCTGCGAGATCTTCCTGGATGGGCGGTCGATCTTCCTGCCGGGCGCCCCCGCCCCGGACCGGGCCTGGTTCGACCTTTGCCGGGAGCTGGGCTACGAGCCGGCCCACCACTGGGACTGGGATCCGGCCCTGATCCTCTTCCATCAAGTGGTTCCCGCCCTCGCCGCGGACTGGCACGAACCGCCCCTCGACCTGGATGCCCTGGGGCTTCCGGTGGGCGTCCTCAGCCTCGCCGGCCTGCGCCAGACCTTCGCAGAGGCTGTGGCCGACCTGCGACGGCAGAGCCTCGGACCCGTGGGCGCCAAGGTGGCCGAAACCTTCGAGTGGCTGCCCCTCCGGGCCGTGGTCTTCCACGACGACGCCCAGCTGCCCCTGGATTTCGAAGGCATCGGTCCCACCGGCCGGGCCTCCCTCTGGCTCGGCATCCACCGCGAGCGGGCCGTGGTGCTGGAAGGGCCGGCCCCTTCCCGTTACCCCGCCCGGCACTGGGTTCCCGAAGGTCTGGGAGAAAGGCCCAAGGCCGAAGCCTTCCTGCTGGCCGCCGGCCTGGATCCGGAGCCGCCCAAGGGCTTCGAGCCCGCCTTCGAGGCGGCCCTCCACCACCTCTGCCACCAGTTGGAGGGCCCCCTGGACGCCTATCGGCGCACCTACCCCGTGGGCATCCCCTGGCACCGGGATCCCCGCGAGCGGCTGCTCGGCCGCACCATCGTAGATGTGCGCCCCGGCGACCCCACCCTGCTCGTGCTGGATGACGGCACGGAGGTGGCGCTGGAGTCGGCGTCCGCCATCCCCGCCTGGGAGCACGGCGGGATCTGAGGGCTCACCTTTTCTGGAGCCGCACGGCCGTCACCTTGTATTCGGGCGTGCCGGTGACGGCATCCCGGCCTAGCCCGGTGGCGCGGTTCACGAAAGCGGCCGCGGCATGGAAGGTGGCGAAGGGTTCCCCCGGCCGGACCCGATCCGTGGGATGGGCCCGGAGGATGAAAGCCCCATGCCGGCTTTCCACGCGGACCGGATCCCCCTCGGTGAGCGCCAGGCCCTCGGCATCGGCGGGATGGATCTCGAGCCGGTCATCCGCCGCCAGCTCCCCGAGGCGGGTCCGGTGGGTCATGGTGGCGGCGTTGAAGTGGAAGAGGCTCCTCCCCGTGTTCAGCAGGAAGGGGTACTCGTCATCCGGCGACTCCAGGCTGGGCCGCCAGGCGAGGGGCCGGAAGCGGGCCCGCTCCCCTCGCGGAAACCCCTCTGCATGCAGCACGGCGGTGCCGGGGTGGCCCTCGGTGGGACAGGGCCACTGGAGCCCGCCTTCCCGATCCAGGCGGGCGTGGCTGATCCCGGCGATGGCGGGCCAGGTGCGCCGGGCCTCATCCCACACCGCCGCGGCGTCGGAAAAACGGAAGTGCGACCCGGCGCCCAGCCGTTCCGCCAGCTGGCTGAGGATCGCCCCGTCGGTGCGGCTGCCGCCCCTCGGCGGCACCACCTGCCGCACGCGTTGGACCCGGCGCTCGCCGTTCATGTAGGTGCCCTCCTTCTCGAAGGGGCTGGCCGCCGGCAGGAAGACCGTACCGAAGGCCCGGGCCGTTTCCGTGAGGAAGAGGTCCACCACGATGAGGGCCTCCAGTCCGTTCAGATTCTCGGCGGTTTCCAGCGCATTGGGATGGCTCAGCAGGGGATCGTAGCCGATCACCAGCAGCGCCTTCATCCGGCCCTCGCCGGCGGCGTCGATCATCTCCAGGGCATTCAGACCGGGCCCCTGCGGCGGCTCCGCGCCCCAGACCTGCGCGTGGATCTCCCGGGCCTCGGCCAGCTTCTGATAGCCCGTGAGCCGGGAGGGCTCGCACCCCATCTGGGCGCTGCCCTGGACATTGTTCTGCCCGCGCA from Geothrix sp. includes these protein-coding regions:
- a CDS encoding RsmG family class I SAM-dependent methyltransferase, translated to MEPRLPAALNAPLGRFLVLLDRWNRTHALTALPPGERREELLLDAAILLPFLEGLPPGARVADLGTGMGCPAVVLALARPDLEILAVDASTKKLAFVRQAALELPVPNLKAIHGRLEELPPLGADLGTAKALGALGQLAGWWGRHGKAGSPFLALKGPEWAHEPLPMGWMATPHPYALPTRGQRVVVELRQTVQPS
- the ybeY gene encoding rRNA maturation RNase YbeY gives rise to the protein MRGPGEQSLGKLLQSLRDRLAPESQGVSLTYVDDRGMRKLNREHRGKNMTTDVLSFPSSVEKGAFPHLGDIVISLPTAEKMAKKFGVSRRREVETLVIHGFLHLCGYDHEKDHGEMMELQAQLERELLEVEPLAMSLKRGRKPGSKVKKLKDGSRVVVTGRAAAALVRRERVKKEKKVKVRKTVKPKEVAAKRGPGRPRKEAVAPPPVKRMVRRRKAAPSRSGVIS
- a CDS encoding YebC/PmpR family DNA-binding transcriptional regulator, with protein sequence MSGHSKWSTIKHKKGAADAKRGKVFTKILKEITVAARLGGGDVASNPRLRLAVDQAKGSNMPKDNWERAIKKGTGELEGVTYEEVVYEAYGPGGVAIMVEAMTDNKNRTTPEVRSYFTKFGGELGAQGSVAYLFSKQGQIVVEPEVSEDKIMEVALEAGADDVINEGEAWVIKTSPESYQAVKDAVDAAKLPVIEAKIIMDPSTSTALEGSKLTSFLKLVDLLEDNDDVQNVWHNADYEEPED
- a CDS encoding S41 family peptidase, with product MSLRIAPLAVFAAASAVTCAWAQSPQALIAEADRDYAAKRYAQAATTYLRVFELDPAEPSFAYNAACCQALLGRADAAFQSLERAVAAGFANADGAARDTDLAPLRTDARWDGLLARMRDRGLRERAFWDSSAMATGYRETLSEDERIAGLSRFWSEVKFNFVDTDRLDALDWDGLYLRYLPKVRSTTSTAAYYRLLAGLCAQLKDGHTNVYPAPEIREAHSAQPLLRTRLVEGRVLVTQVEDAALKARGVKPGVEVVTVDGQPVKAYAESALAPFQSASTPQDLETRTYTYAFLAGPLGETPKVGFRDESGRAFELPVPRVAGAIRRKAMPLEPPFSFRMLPGDVALVTLGTFGTSEAADQFMEAFPGISKAKALILDVRANGGGNSSVGYRILATLAKEPFFGTTWATRDYKPAFRAWERPRQVYRQSPSPMPPDGARHFPGPVAVLTSPATYSAAEDFSVAFVAMKRGLVIGEPTGGSTGQPLFIRLPGGGSARICTKRDTFPDGKPFVGVGVQPDRLVQPRVEDFRQGRDTVLEAALGELTRQVGVRP
- a CDS encoding M14 family zinc carboxypeptidase codes for the protein MRNLMLALAGTGLLAGWPETVPERTHLQRTSTVAEVRAFMEELCQRAPGLEPYRPKGAPRATETGKPLLAWRLKGRGPDPLRVYVNANIHAGEVEGKEAIQQIIRELLQGKHPALRRNLDLVVMPAYNADGTDALDPAIRPWQPNPSESGVGRRESALGLDLNRDLMKAAAPNTRWLLAMLQDFDPAAVLDLHTTNGSTHGFHLTHGPACTLGADEALLAFNRKLLVEVRERLKAEGMPTYDYGNFVPYGPTPEKPPTAWETYDAHPRLLTNYPALRHRLAVLSESYVYRSWPDRISDTRRFVLACLGWMAEHRSEIRTQIRDAQTRWAGAWAKGSVTLPLSAKLKLVERAAFDWVDPIRDERGRLTGEKSRTHLELPSFVGFEGQDFVTAPAGYLVDPAFAPTVLPLLQAHGLKVLKGDARPGGLAVLHFQETGRKVSPSAYQGVFTLELQGSWKTEPVLKKLQQGWTPADLDRALYIPLDQPLGRLAFYLLDPRSTDSLAYWGLFHSALIRGNGMWGEPPRFPILAVGLAASPAPASAATQLPEPRTQE
- a CDS encoding Gfo/Idh/MocA family oxidoreductase; amino-acid sequence: MAKLRVAVVGVGHLGQHHARIAASAPEAILTAVVDPDPSRGPEIAAKFKAPWAASLDQILAEVDAVQIAAPTGFHHALGLQALKAGKHVLMEKPLAATLEEGVALLKALAAARAAAPGIVAQVGHLERFNPAVTALRDRGFRPRFLEAVRVSPFPARSLEVDVVMDVMIHDLDLLRALVGRPVIDVEAVGVPVLTPYADLVNARLKFEGGAFATVTASRVARKKERTLRAFGDKEYASLDFAAQKLELLRLVMGPDGPEVQPETADIEEGEPLRLEIEAFHAACLGHSQEGVTWEEGQEAMRVADQVQKAVAKSLAEMSQA
- a CDS encoding serine hydrolase domain-containing protein, whose protein sequence is MSGFYDLASLTKPLVTAPLALAFLDLEADRRWALGFHDRKSPLTVRQLLSHSSGLPPWRPFTGEPVAAQLRREVPDHPLLRSATPGPVTYSDLNYRLLAELLEMETGVPFPKLGSASGLSPAPWAVPPVVIPDAADAEAWRLATDRPLPERDLRLPHDANARAGMPGHAGFGTTAPQLQAALARWVAAGWPGRMAVDAAVDGPRTRWGLGLQVMFSGGGWFGQLLSNLPQGFGLRVLEDSTEALPPAAPLQDPDPGPPSGWWFHLGYTGPALFYRPSDQSCLALLVHRQGPAGGLLEVEALRARRWAALARFVGQCEG